One window of Halonatronomonas betaini genomic DNA carries:
- a CDS encoding ferrous iron transporter B: protein MQQSNNKKVLLIGPPNVGKSVIFNKLTGLNVAMANYSGTTVDYKKGQVNYNNINYDLIDVPGTYTLDATNEAEQVAVDMLSEGADLVITVLDGNNLESSLYLLLQVLERNLPTIAVLNRVDLLEDKGYEVAHEKLSHEIGIDIIKTVAVSGEGIDPLKEKIKEKLLNDQTKKDINRDMKADWFEAERLNLEYLNKKNSTYDRDKDTLGDKLSRPWPGIPLAIIILGLIFGIVVGIGMGMRQYLLLPFFRGIIFPFIYSAVEAIIPPGVIRNILIGEYGFFIKGLEWPFALVFPYVVSFYTALSILEDSGYLPRLGVLLDGLFKKVGLTGGNIIPLLLGYGCAIPGIAATRALPTKKERVTVSTLICLAVPCISQTGALISLLAEQSITVMILVFAVSFLALIVAAIIMDKTIEGKNELTIVEIPPLLWPGPGVIAKKIWLRVKMYISNGALVMIYAIAGASILFELGILEYLGQIFQPIVQNWLQLPAEASAPLLLGIVRRELAVLPLLEMGLNSVQLFVGAVVALFYVPCIAVLAMLAREFNLKLATKVLVLTVGISFLLGGIFARIGNLILMF, encoded by the coding sequence ATGCAGCAGTCTAATAACAAGAAAGTATTATTAATTGGACCTCCAAATGTTGGTAAAAGCGTAATATTTAATAAATTAACTGGCCTAAATGTAGCAATGGCTAATTATTCAGGTACCACTGTTGATTATAAAAAAGGTCAGGTTAATTATAATAATATAAATTACGACTTAATCGATGTACCAGGAACCTATACTCTGGATGCTACTAATGAAGCTGAACAGGTAGCTGTTGATATGTTGTCTGAAGGTGCAGATTTGGTGATTACAGTTTTAGATGGTAACAATCTAGAGAGCAGTCTTTATCTTCTTCTTCAGGTATTAGAAAGAAACCTACCTACAATTGCTGTTTTAAATAGAGTCGATCTGCTTGAGGATAAAGGCTATGAAGTAGCCCATGAAAAATTATCCCATGAAATAGGTATTGATATTATAAAAACAGTAGCTGTTTCTGGAGAAGGTATTGATCCTTTAAAAGAAAAAATAAAAGAGAAGCTTCTTAATGATCAAACAAAAAAAGACATAAATAGAGATATGAAAGCAGATTGGTTTGAAGCAGAAAGATTAAATCTGGAATATTTAAATAAAAAGAACTCTACATATGATCGAGATAAAGATACTTTAGGCGACAAACTTTCCAGACCCTGGCCAGGAATACCTCTGGCAATAATTATATTAGGCCTTATTTTTGGAATAGTCGTAGGTATTGGTATGGGAATGCGCCAGTATCTTTTATTACCATTTTTTAGAGGTATAATATTCCCTTTTATATATAGTGCTGTAGAAGCTATAATTCCTCCTGGAGTCATAAGAAATATCTTAATAGGAGAGTATGGTTTTTTTATAAAAGGGTTAGAATGGCCTTTTGCTCTGGTTTTTCCCTATGTAGTTTCATTTTACACAGCCTTAAGTATTTTAGAAGACAGTGGTTATCTTCCCAGATTGGGTGTATTGCTTGATGGTCTTTTTAAAAAAGTAGGTCTAACAGGAGGCAACATAATACCTTTATTATTGGGCTATGGTTGTGCAATACCAGGAATTGCAGCAACAAGAGCGCTACCTACAAAAAAAGAGAGAGTTACAGTCTCTACTTTAATTTGTCTGGCTGTGCCCTGTATTTCTCAAACTGGTGCATTAATTTCTTTATTAGCAGAACAATCAATAACAGTAATGATCCTGGTGTTCGCAGTTTCTTTTTTAGCATTAATAGTAGCAGCAATTATAATGGATAAAACAATAGAAGGCAAAAATGAATTGACAATTGTTGAGATACCACCATTATTATGGCCAGGACCAGGAGTTATTGCTAAAAAGATCTGGTTAAGAGTTAAAATGTATATTAGTAATGGAGCTTTAGTTATGATTTATGCAATTGCAGGGGCATCTATTTTATTTGAATTAGGTATACTTGAATACCTGGGTCAAATTTTTCAGCCAATAGTACAGAACTGGTTACAACTACCTGCAGAAGCATCAGCTCCATTATTGCTAGGGATAGTAAGAAGAGAACTTGCAGTTCTTCCCTTACTGGAGATGGGTTTAAATTCTGTCCAGTTATTTGTAGGTGCAGTAGTGGCTCTTTTTTATGTTCCCTGTATTGCTGTCCTGGCTATGCTTGCCAGGGAGTTCAATTTAAAGCTAGCAACTAAAGTATTAGTTTTAACAGTTGGAATATCATTTTTATTAGGAGGAATTTTTGCTAGAATAGGTAATTTAATTTTGATGTTTTGA
- a CDS encoding class I SAM-dependent methyltransferase, whose amino-acid sequence MDLIRPTVQKLEKICKGNSFLFKLYALPYKKTVYREVELGEISKSDRVLNIGCGALPFTSFHLYKLTGASIIAVDLDEKAVSEARNLLTKLKISEEKILPVNLSALEAVDKFDFNKVVAALQTEGKEELLEAIKEKAVKKGINIDFIVREPRSGFVNQYDNISYEKLNNCVVKKARQNFPTFDRSISIEFGEI is encoded by the coding sequence ATGGATTTAATAAGACCAACAGTTCAAAAATTAGAAAAAATTTGTAAAGGGAATAGTTTTTTATTTAAGCTTTATGCTCTACCATACAAGAAAACAGTATATAGAGAAGTTGAGCTTGGAGAAATATCTAAATCAGATAGAGTGTTAAATATTGGTTGTGGAGCTTTACCTTTTACTTCATTTCATTTGTATAAATTAACTGGTGCCTCTATAATTGCAGTGGATCTTGATGAAAAAGCAGTATCTGAAGCCAGAAATTTATTAACGAAATTAAAAATTTCTGAAGAAAAGATTTTGCCTGTTAATTTATCTGCATTAGAAGCAGTTGATAAATTTGATTTTAATAAAGTAGTTGCTGCACTTCAGACTGAAGGCAAAGAGGAATTACTCGAAGCTATCAAAGAGAAAGCCGTTAAAAAAGGAATAAACATAGATTTTATTGTAAGAGAACCCAGGTCAGGGTTTGTAAATCAATATGATAACATTTCTTATGAGAAATTAAATAATTGTGTAGTTAAAAAAGCAAGGCAAAATTTTCCTACATTTGATAGGTCAATATCAATTGAATTTGGAGAAATCTAA
- a CDS encoding peroxiredoxin: protein MLDLNSKLPEFSLPAQDGKTYTDKNFKGSKLVLYFYPKANTPGUTNEAVSFRDSQKALEELNVEIVGVSKDSIKSQKKFADKNNLTFPLLSDTEGDLCNKFGVLNLVGIIKRSTFIFDEEGILIKKYEKVKNPGEHGGEVLEFLKNQ from the coding sequence ATGTTAGATTTAAATAGTAAGTTACCTGAATTTTCCCTGCCAGCTCAGGACGGTAAAACTTATACAGATAAAAATTTTAAAGGATCTAAATTAGTTCTATACTTTTATCCTAAAGCAAATACACCTGGCTGAACAAATGAAGCTGTCTCATTTAGAGATAGCCAGAAAGCTCTGGAAGAGCTTAATGTAGAAATAGTTGGTGTTAGTAAAGATAGTATTAAATCTCAGAAAAAATTTGCTGACAAAAATAATTTAACCTTTCCATTGTTGTCTGATACAGAAGGAGACTTATGCAATAAGTTTGGGGTTTTGAATTTAGTTGGTATAATAAAAAGATCTACATTTATATTTGATGAGGAAGGTATATTAATTAAAAAATATGAGAAAGTTAAAAACCCAGGTGAGCACGGCGGGGAAGTTTTAGAATTCTTAAAGAATCAATAA
- a CDS encoding FeoA family protein, translating into MKEYYREINLIELKKQTKAIISEVPEHPLLPPLGIRKGKEVILKSRQAWRGPLIIEIEDRQVAIDPEIAAKIKIKEEVAIDAAV; encoded by the coding sequence ATGAAAGAATATTATAGAGAAATAAATTTAATAGAACTGAAAAAACAAACTAAAGCAATAATTTCAGAAGTACCTGAACATCCATTACTGCCTCCACTAGGAATCAGGAAAGGCAAAGAGGTTATTTTAAAGTCCAGACAGGCATGGCGTGGTCCGTTGATAATTGAAATAGAAGATAGACAGGTAGCTATAGATCCGGAGATTGCTGCAAAAATTAAAATTAAAGAAGAGGTAGCAATTGATGCAGCAGTCTAA
- a CDS encoding lysylphosphatidylglycerol synthase transmembrane domain-containing protein, giving the protein MKIKKLLIILIFMFLAISIRTGWSEVSKALSELTASTIFILITFQMITTVLISLQWQSLFKSSELDKPDFPTILEVNFAATFIESITPSSKLGGESAKVYLFHNLTENKASEIVAAVTIQKAATFIPFLLISLPLLTYLPYSYSELFNFNYGVSRIFLIILLIIFIYIFLKFSKKNNFIKNKIIGLKKSLNDVLRTIKDILTIPRFLYLSLFALVFWLLYPVKTYILSNHLSFDIGFLPIVAATFLAYLVGTLPLTPGGLGSFEATFALVLSQQGISFAEGLTIALLLRLITFWFPLLLSALVSIKLTNKLDLSFMNRQQEV; this is encoded by the coding sequence ATGAAGATAAAAAAGTTACTTATTATTTTGATATTTATGTTTTTAGCTATATCAATTAGGACAGGCTGGTCTGAAGTGAGTAAAGCATTGTCTGAGTTAACTGCTTCAACTATATTTATTTTAATAACATTTCAAATGATCACTACAGTCCTGATATCACTCCAGTGGCAATCATTATTTAAATCTAGTGAGCTTGATAAACCTGATTTTCCAACTATTTTAGAGGTTAATTTTGCTGCAACCTTTATAGAGAGTATTACACCCTCTTCAAAATTAGGTGGTGAATCAGCAAAAGTATATCTTTTTCATAATCTCACTGAAAATAAAGCTTCTGAAATTGTAGCTGCCGTAACAATCCAAAAAGCAGCAACTTTTATACCTTTTTTGCTAATTTCATTACCATTGTTAACTTATTTGCCTTATAGTTATTCTGAACTTTTCAACTTTAACTATGGTGTAAGTAGAATCTTCTTGATAATACTCTTAATTATTTTCATTTATATATTCCTTAAATTTTCAAAGAAAAATAATTTTATTAAAAATAAAATTATTGGTTTAAAGAAATCATTAAATGATGTATTAAGAACAATTAAAGATATATTAACAATCCCTAGATTTCTGTATTTATCTCTCTTTGCTCTTGTTTTCTGGTTATTATATCCGGTTAAGACTTATATTCTCTCAAACCATTTAAGTTTTGATATTGGATTCTTACCGATTGTAGCAGCAACTTTTTTAGCATATTTAGTTGGAACATTACCATTGACACCTGGGGGCTTAGGAAGCTTTGAAGCCACTTTTGCTCTGGTTTTAAGTCAACAGGGCATTAGCTTTGCAGAAGGATTAACAATAGCATTATTATTAAGATTAATTACATTCTGGTTTCCTTTATTATTATCTGCTCTGGTTTCTATTAAATTAACAAATAAATTAGATTTGTCATTTATGAATAGGCAACAGGAGGTTTAA
- a CDS encoding ABC transporter ATP-binding protein, which produces MLNNKEKSFNKNIDIKLWKEIMLYSLPYKKLIIALSVVMLLVAGVDAILPLLTRYAIDNYIVAEDLNGLYGFSIIYLVIIIIQGINIFAFIYFAGKLETEMAASIREKAFTSLQELSLSFYNQRPVGWLIARLTSDVHKLSSIISWGIVDFVWGFAMMFTIVIIMLRLNYRLALITLVVLPVLLIISFYFQKKILHEFRLVRKINSKITGAFNEGISGAKTSKTLVIEDRNCDEFTGLTNKMAKSSIKAAIYSSLFLPAVLVLSSVGTGLALWQGGNAVIQGAITYGTLVAFISYTVQFFEPVREMARVFAELQSAQAAAERIISLINTESEIVDSKLVIEKYGTILKPKKENWPEIKGNIEFRNVEFKYTDNEEVLNNFNLNVSAGQKIALVGETGSGKSTIVNLLCRFYEPVDGEIYIDGKEYRNFSQSLLHSNIGYVLQDPHLFSGTIKENIRYGFENATDAEIKNAADLVQATRFINKLPDGFDTEVGEGGDLLSTGEKQLISFARAIISNPAIFILDEATSSIDTEMELIIQKTINKVLKNRTSFIIAHRLSTIKNADKIIVLKDGKIIESGNHYQLIDRKGYYYDLYQNQFYNRRESRKTRITS; this is translated from the coding sequence ATGTTGAATAATAAAGAAAAATCATTTAATAAAAATATAGATATAAAACTCTGGAAAGAAATAATGTTATATAGCCTTCCTTATAAGAAGCTAATAATTGCATTATCTGTTGTTATGCTTCTAGTTGCCGGGGTTGATGCTATATTGCCTTTATTAACTAGATATGCGATAGATAATTATATTGTGGCAGAAGATTTAAATGGATTATATGGCTTTAGCATTATCTATTTAGTTATTATAATAATCCAGGGGATAAATATATTTGCATTTATTTATTTTGCAGGAAAACTTGAAACTGAGATGGCGGCTTCAATCAGAGAAAAGGCTTTTACCAGCTTACAGGAATTATCATTATCATTTTATAATCAGAGACCTGTTGGCTGGTTAATAGCCAGACTAACTTCTGATGTCCACAAACTTTCAAGCATAATATCCTGGGGGATAGTTGATTTTGTATGGGGATTTGCAATGATGTTTACAATTGTAATTATTATGTTAAGGCTTAACTATAGACTTGCATTGATTACATTAGTTGTTTTGCCAGTATTATTAATAATAAGTTTTTATTTTCAGAAAAAAATTCTCCATGAGTTTAGACTAGTTAGAAAGATAAATTCAAAAATTACAGGTGCATTTAATGAGGGAATTTCAGGGGCTAAAACAAGTAAAACTTTAGTAATAGAAGACAGAAATTGTGATGAATTTACTGGTTTAACAAATAAAATGGCTAAGTCTTCAATTAAAGCAGCAATATATTCTTCATTATTTCTGCCAGCTGTTCTTGTTTTAAGCAGTGTAGGAACAGGACTTGCACTCTGGCAGGGAGGTAATGCAGTCATTCAGGGGGCTATTACGTACGGTACACTGGTAGCTTTTATAAGTTATACAGTCCAGTTCTTTGAACCTGTGAGGGAAATGGCAAGAGTGTTTGCAGAGCTTCAATCAGCACAGGCTGCTGCAGAAAGAATAATTTCTTTAATAAATACAGAATCAGAAATAGTTGACAGCAAATTAGTTATAGAAAAATATGGAACAATTCTAAAACCTAAAAAAGAGAATTGGCCAGAGATTAAAGGCAATATTGAATTTAGAAATGTAGAATTTAAATATACTGATAATGAAGAAGTATTAAATAACTTTAACTTGAATGTTTCTGCCGGTCAAAAAATTGCACTAGTAGGCGAGACAGGCTCAGGTAAAAGTACTATTGTGAATCTATTATGTAGATTTTATGAACCAGTTGATGGAGAAATTTATATCGATGGAAAAGAATATAGGAATTTCTCTCAAAGCTTGTTACATTCAAATATAGGCTATGTCTTGCAGGATCCACATTTGTTTAGTGGGACTATAAAAGAAAATATTAGATACGGTTTTGAAAATGCTACCGACGCAGAGATCAAGAATGCAGCTGATTTAGTCCAGGCAACTAGGTTTATTAATAAATTGCCAGATGGTTTTGACACTGAAGTTGGTGAAGGAGGAGATTTATTATCGACTGGTGAAAAACAATTAATTTCATTTGCTAGAGCTATTATATCTAATCCTGCAATATTTATTTTAGATGAGGCTACTTCTTCAATAGATACTGAGATGGAATTAATTATTCAAAAGACTATAAATAAAGTATTAAAAAACAGAACTAGCTTTATTATTGCCCATAGACTTTCAACAATAAAAAATGCAGATAAAATTATAGTCTTAAAAGACGGAAAAATTATTGAATCAGGTAATCACTATCAATTAATTGATAGAAAGGGGTATTATTATGATCTCTATCAAAATCAATTTTACAATAGAAGAGAATCAAGAAAAACAAGAATTACTTCATAA
- a CDS encoding nicotianamine synthase family protein, which produces MLENLRKSKIRRSNNICSILQKIEANFNIFRLPGRLYDKLFYHKLMKAELALTKLDTEGKILHIGTGPRPMTAIFLAEKGFYVDGLEIDGEARRKSQKLIKKEGLSSRIKIFSGNGEKVDYSKYDAIWLSLHVEPKRHILNKILNEANKGTKVIYRNPAGWLAKIYQPVCPLELTGGQCKTTGIIKSKKSCLIEV; this is translated from the coding sequence ATGCTTGAAAATTTAAGAAAAAGTAAAATTAGAAGAAGCAATAATATCTGTTCCATACTTCAAAAAATTGAAGCAAATTTTAATATTTTCAGATTACCTGGAAGACTTTATGATAAACTTTTTTATCATAAATTAATGAAAGCAGAATTAGCATTAACAAAACTTGATACTGAAGGTAAAATTCTACATATAGGAACCGGTCCAAGGCCAATGACGGCTATCTTTTTAGCAGAAAAGGGTTTTTATGTAGATGGGCTGGAAATAGATGGTGAAGCAAGGAGAAAATCTCAAAAGCTAATAAAAAAAGAAGGCTTATCATCAAGGATTAAAATCTTCTCTGGAAATGGAGAAAAAGTTGACTATTCAAAGTATGATGCTATTTGGCTTTCTCTACATGTTGAGCCTAAAAGACATATTTTAAATAAAATACTTAATGAAGCTAATAAAGGAACTAAAGTAATTTATAGAAACCCGGCAGGTTGGTTAGCAAAGATTTATCAACCAGTTTGCCCATTAGAATTAACTGGTGGTCAGTGTAAAACTACTGGTATAATAAAATCAAAAAAATCTTGTCTTATAGAAGTATAA